Proteins encoded by one window of Bryobacteraceae bacterium:
- a CDS encoding TolC family protein, with product MREFRRNAFLALIAISTLPAPAQTPAAGPPTPPARVRLPQAIEEALANNLDLAAEKLNIPVAETRAITAALRPNPVLTVAGQTLNLLGASYNPNTPLGPNQLNVHTDFPFERGHKREERVALAREERSLAELGVRETMRQVIFVVQSAFVDVQEAKQRMRLAQENLRYLEGVVTVNEARFQSGDLAQVELERSRVAALQYRTAVQQAQLQLDQARTRLQLLLGRRATQPDFDIEGELRREDLTITQADIVKLALARRPDYLAAQRNQARSQADLRLQIANGVTDYTIGAEYTRQSAWGVSGGSVGVYFSVPLRVFNKNQGEIARAQKEITLAQARSGALELAIQSEAERAWRQYTVSRQLLENVETDMLARARRVRDATEYSYRRGEASLVEFLDAQRAFNDVMQTFQDASANFARSLYLIDAVSGASVVPGTPKP from the coding sequence GTGCGCGAGTTTCGCCGGAACGCCTTCCTGGCATTAATTGCTATCTCGACCCTGCCGGCCCCGGCCCAGACGCCCGCGGCCGGGCCGCCAACGCCGCCGGCCCGCGTCAGGCTGCCGCAGGCGATCGAGGAAGCGCTGGCGAATAACCTCGACCTCGCCGCCGAAAAGCTGAACATCCCGGTGGCTGAAACGCGCGCCATCACCGCCGCGCTAAGGCCGAATCCAGTGCTCACCGTCGCCGGACAAACCCTCAACCTGCTGGGCGCGTCCTACAATCCCAACACTCCGCTCGGGCCGAACCAGTTGAACGTCCACACGGACTTCCCCTTCGAGCGCGGACACAAGCGGGAGGAGCGCGTCGCGCTGGCTCGCGAGGAGCGGTCCCTCGCCGAACTGGGTGTGCGGGAGACGATGCGCCAGGTCATCTTCGTCGTCCAGAGCGCGTTCGTCGACGTGCAGGAGGCCAAGCAGCGGATGCGGCTGGCCCAAGAGAACCTCCGATACCTCGAAGGCGTGGTGACGGTGAACGAGGCGCGATTTCAAAGCGGCGATCTCGCCCAGGTGGAACTCGAACGTTCCCGCGTGGCAGCCCTCCAATACCGAACCGCCGTTCAACAGGCGCAGCTACAGCTTGACCAGGCTCGCACGCGCCTCCAACTGCTGCTCGGGCGCCGCGCCACGCAGCCGGATTTCGACATCGAGGGCGAACTCCGCCGCGAGGATCTCACCATCACGCAGGCCGATATCGTCAAACTGGCGCTCGCCCGGCGGCCGGACTATCTGGCCGCGCAGCGCAATCAAGCCCGGTCCCAGGCGGACCTCCGCCTCCAGATCGCCAACGGCGTCACCGACTATACGATCGGCGCCGAGTACACGCGCCAATCCGCCTGGGGCGTTTCCGGCGGCTCCGTCGGCGTCTATTTCAGCGTTCCGCTGCGCGTGTTCAACAAGAACCAGGGCGAGATCGCCCGGGCGCAGAAGGAGATCACCCTCGCGCAGGCACGCTCCGGAGCGCTCGAGCTGGCCATCCAATCGGAAGCGGAGCGGGCCTGGCGACAGTACACGGTCTCCCGCCAACTGCTCGAGAACGTCGAGACCGACATGCTGGCCCGGGCGCGCCGCGTGCGCGACGCCACCGAGTACTCCTACCGCCGCGGGGAAGCGAGCCTGGTGGAGTTCCTCGACGCCCAACGCGCCTTCAACGACGTCATGCAGACCTTCCAGGACGCCAGCGCCAACTTTGCCCGCAGCCTCTATCTGATCGACGCCGTGTCCGGCGCCTCCGTTGTTCCGGGAACCCCAAAACCATGA
- a CDS encoding efflux RND transporter periplasmic adaptor subunit, translated as MTKPIAVFVFLAALLAASCGESGGHAASKEAADEAPAAVKKAPANTVVLDPKAPELSQMTIEPVKAVPVPADEVTAPARIEANPNRVGHAVVPAPGRIVRVMVKLGDAVSQGQPVVSIESPVVAEAEADYVQSETGVRQSELALAKADADLARVADLYEHQAVAQKEVLAAKTTAALTRNGLEQAHTAREQARRRLELLGLQPGRFSQQIVVNAPVSGKVLEVSVVEGEYRNEINTPLITITDLSRVWATSQVPESKIRLCRVGGAVNLELIAYPGEAFRGRVTRIADTVDSETRTVKVSAELDNQAGRLRPDMFGQLRYADGQDMEIWVPDAAVVRSAGKDFVFLETAAGRFVLSPVQLGKPFNGGFCVGSGIQKGDRVVTKGSVYLAAQL; from the coding sequence ATGACCAAGCCGATCGCAGTTTTCGTTTTCCTGGCGGCGCTGCTGGCCGCCTCGTGCGGTGAGTCCGGCGGCCACGCCGCATCGAAAGAAGCGGCGGACGAGGCCCCGGCGGCAGTCAAGAAGGCTCCGGCCAACACGGTGGTCCTGGACCCGAAGGCCCCGGAGCTTTCGCAAATGACCATCGAACCCGTCAAGGCTGTGCCGGTGCCCGCCGACGAGGTCACCGCGCCGGCGCGGATCGAAGCGAACCCGAATCGCGTCGGTCACGCAGTGGTTCCCGCGCCGGGGCGCATCGTGCGGGTGATGGTGAAACTCGGCGACGCGGTTTCGCAGGGACAGCCTGTCGTGTCGATCGAGAGCCCGGTCGTCGCCGAGGCGGAAGCCGATTACGTCCAGTCCGAGACGGGAGTGCGGCAAAGCGAACTGGCGCTCGCCAAGGCGGACGCGGATCTGGCCCGCGTTGCCGATCTCTACGAGCATCAGGCCGTGGCGCAGAAGGAAGTGCTCGCCGCGAAGACCACGGCCGCCCTCACCAGGAACGGGCTCGAACAGGCGCACACCGCGCGGGAGCAGGCTCGCCGCCGGCTCGAATTGCTCGGGCTGCAGCCGGGCCGCTTCTCGCAGCAGATCGTCGTCAACGCGCCGGTCTCGGGAAAGGTGCTCGAAGTGAGCGTCGTCGAAGGCGAGTACCGCAACGAGATCAACACGCCGCTCATCACCATCACCGATCTGAGCCGCGTGTGGGCGACGTCGCAGGTGCCGGAAAGCAAGATCCGGTTGTGCCGCGTGGGCGGCGCCGTGAACCTCGAGCTCATCGCCTACCCCGGCGAAGCCTTCCGGGGCCGCGTGACTCGCATCGCCGACACGGTGGACAGCGAGACGCGAACGGTCAAAGTGAGCGCCGAGTTGGACAATCAAGCGGGAAGGCTGCGCCCCGATATGTTCGGACAGCTTCGCTACGCCGACGGCCAGGACATGGAAATCTGGGTGCCGGACGCGGCCGTGGTGCGGTCAGCGGGCAAGGACTTCGTGTTCCTCGAAACCGCCGCCGGCCGGTTCGTTCTTTCCCCGGTGCAGCTCGGCAAGCCCTTCAACGGCGGATTCTGCGTGGGAAGCGGCATCCAAAAAGGCGACCGCGTGGTTACGAAAGGCTCCGTCTATCTCGCCGCCCAGCTCTAG
- a CDS encoding class I SAM-dependent methyltransferase, which translates to MSLLLGLRRRIVRFTWNRLARRNATYAIVTDPARRESGWSEEDFAESGRRDVVLLFERLGLIPLTFSPMLGIDYGCGIGRCATWLEPHFHDFIAVDISREMLERARARLRPSTRLVTTEELDAAPVEGVTFLFSGLVLQHNPPPVAEAIVERWCRMLAPEGVLVFQAAIAGGQRSYWWPLLLSVAGRNPWFMEMHGLEAARVREILHAGGVELLAEHPDADLEPGLQSRTFIGRKRTA; encoded by the coding sequence GTGAGCCTGCTTCTCGGGCTGCGGCGGCGCATCGTCCGGTTCACATGGAACCGGCTCGCACGCCGGAACGCGACCTACGCCATCGTCACCGATCCCGCCCGCCGCGAATCCGGATGGAGTGAGGAAGATTTCGCCGAATCCGGCCGGCGCGACGTCGTCCTCCTGTTCGAGCGCCTGGGCCTGATCCCCCTAACGTTTTCTCCGATGCTCGGAATTGACTACGGCTGCGGCATCGGCCGGTGCGCAACGTGGCTCGAGCCTCACTTTCACGACTTCATCGCCGTCGACATCTCGCGCGAGATGCTGGAGCGCGCCCGTGCGCGCCTCCGCCCGTCTACCCGCCTCGTCACGACCGAAGAACTCGATGCCGCCCCAGTCGAAGGCGTCACCTTCCTGTTCTCCGGCCTCGTCCTGCAGCACAACCCGCCGCCGGTGGCGGAGGCGATCGTCGAGCGCTGGTGCCGGATGCTCGCCCCGGAGGGAGTGCTGGTTTTCCAGGCGGCCATCGCGGGCGGGCAACGGAGCTATTGGTGGCCGCTGCTGCTGTCGGTGGCCGGCCGCAACCCGTGGTTCATGGAAATGCACGGGCTCGAGGCCGCGCGGGTGCGTGAGATTCTGCACGCGGGCGGCGTCGAGCTGCTGGCCGAACACCCGGACGCCGATCTCGAGCCGGGGCTCCAGAGCCGAACCTTCATCGGCCGCAAACGCACGGCTTGA